The Flavobacterium commune genome contains a region encoding:
- a CDS encoding ABC transporter permease produces the protein METRIYSNSTKYSIKEILLKSLKGYRSSFHLAKQLARRDITSQHRQSIFGIFWVILPVIMNAMVWIFLQSSGTIQLTPTNIPYPLFALVGTAIWSIFGECLNMPMGTINGNRGIITKINFEKEALISLGLIKIGFNFLIKLTMILFFILYFQVIPATSMLLFLPFLFLVMLFFISIGIIISPIGILYNDISKFIPIGLQLLMYITPVLYVIPKSGLMHAIMKINPLSYIITDIRNTLTGMPIENGFFWLGFLVVTLFLSLIAMVVYRVSMPIITERMSA, from the coding sequence TTGGAAACCCGAATTTATTCAAATAGTACAAAATACAGCATCAAAGAAATCCTGCTCAAAAGCCTCAAAGGCTACCGCAGTTCCTTTCATTTGGCTAAACAACTGGCCAGGCGCGACATTACATCTCAGCACCGCCAATCCATTTTTGGTATCTTTTGGGTAATATTGCCAGTGATTATGAATGCGATGGTTTGGATCTTTTTACAAAGTTCAGGAACCATACAGTTAACGCCTACCAACATTCCTTATCCCTTATTTGCTTTGGTGGGAACTGCCATTTGGTCTATTTTTGGCGAATGCCTGAATATGCCCATGGGAACCATTAATGGCAACAGAGGAATTATTACCAAAATTAATTTTGAGAAAGAAGCTTTGATAAGCTTAGGACTGATTAAGATAGGATTCAATTTTTTGATAAAACTGACCATGATTCTGTTTTTTATCCTTTATTTTCAGGTAATCCCTGCCACATCCATGTTGTTGTTTTTACCTTTTTTGTTCCTGGTTATGCTCTTTTTTATCAGTATTGGTATTATTATTTCACCCATTGGAATTTTATACAACGACATTAGTAAATTCATTCCTATAGGACTTCAACTTCTTATGTACATTACACCCGTATTGTACGTGATACCTAAAAGCGGCTTGATGCACGCCATTATGAAAATCAATCCGTTGAGTTATATTATTACCGATATTAGAAATACACTTACAGGAATGCCTATAGAAAACGGTTTTTTCTGGTTGGGGTTTTTAGTAGTTACATTGTTTTTAAGTCTAATTGCCATGGTAGTGTATCGGGTTTCGATGCCTATTATCACCGAAAGAATGAGTGCCTAA
- a CDS encoding tyrosine-protein phosphatase encodes MFTLFKSKPTLKELIPDNHIDIHSHLLPGIDDGAKTFEDSLRLTQALKSFGISQFITTPHIIQHVWENTHEQIIANKNSTVEKLHKNNITIPFQAAAEYLMDDQFVRLFQSNDLLTLKDNHVLVEMSYINAPIQLYSILFDLRVAGYTPVLAHPERYLFYHKNFNEYEKLKKAGCLFQLNLLAVVGYYGENITKIAESLLQKGMYDFVGSDVHHDNHIAAFEQKIKIKEVQPLKDIIANNQFFKY; translated from the coding sequence ATGTTTACACTATTCAAATCCAAGCCAACTCTAAAGGAATTAATTCCTGACAATCATATTGACATCCATTCGCATTTGCTACCGGGTATTGATGATGGGGCAAAAACTTTTGAGGATTCCTTACGTTTAACTCAGGCCTTGAAAAGTTTTGGTATTTCTCAATTCATTACCACACCTCACATTATTCAACATGTTTGGGAGAACACCCATGAGCAGATTATAGCCAATAAAAACAGTACTGTTGAGAAACTCCATAAAAACAACATTACTATTCCGTTTCAGGCAGCTGCCGAATATTTGATGGATGATCAGTTTGTTCGCTTGTTTCAGTCGAACGATTTATTGACCTTGAAGGATAATCACGTGTTAGTTGAAATGTCGTATATCAATGCACCTATTCAGTTGTATTCGATTTTATTCGACTTAAGAGTAGCCGGTTACACTCCAGTTTTGGCACATCCGGAAAGGTATTTGTTTTATCACAAAAATTTTAACGAATACGAAAAACTTAAAAAAGCAGGTTGTTTGTTTCAACTCAACTTACTGGCTGTAGTGGGTTATTACGGAGAAAACATTACTAAAATTGCAGAGAGCTTACTGCAAAAAGGAATGTATGATTTTGTAGGTTCTGATGTACATCATGATAATCATATTGCCGCTTTTGAACAAAAAATTAAAATAAAAGAGGTACAACCGCTAAAAGATATTATTGCTAATAATCAGTTTTTCAAATACTGA
- a CDS encoding polysaccharide biosynthesis protein — MLTIRNLSYLPRWIVLGIDLMVLIISFFFTKLIINGVGLHYIAFDNKVPYICFLIGINVFSFWIFRTYAGIIRHSSYTDAIKLLFSQISVLVFFVSLNFVFQFFYGYKIYLNTALFINMVLSFCGLFLYRVVVKQVFEHFFSERNDVKLPRTIIYGTDANALAVANALKLEVPSRFKIVGFVDKNSQNSSKRMMDLPILIQKKKLPTLMRSVGAEGVIIADKSLSKEERLVIVEQCLEFNFKVYIVPLITDWENQKEISQKVKSLQIEDLLERKPIVLDGKAISKQLKDKTILISGAAGSIGSEIVRQVMLYKPENIIAVDQAETPLHNLSIELANLGFQEKLVTIVADIRNKDAMNAVFKKHLPDVVFHAAAYKHVPLMEENPSQAILTNVEGTKIIADLSCIHKVKNFVMVSTDKAVNPSNVMGASKRIAEKYVQSLQLKSIAEKNFKHTKFITTRFGNVLGSNGSVVPLFTKQIAAGGPITITHPDIIRYFMTIPEACQLVLEAGAMGKGGEIYIFDMGKPVKIIDLARKMIKLAGFVPDEEIKIKIVGLRPGEKLYEELLNDTSKTIPTHHHKIMIAEEVQEEFEILHDEIEELITIANFHKKEAIVSKMKKIVPEFKSMNSAYEVLDK; from the coding sequence ATGCTCACTATTCGTAATCTGAGTTATTTACCTAGATGGATTGTTTTAGGTATTGACTTGATGGTGCTTATTATTAGTTTTTTCTTTACAAAGCTGATTATCAATGGTGTTGGCTTGCATTATATCGCTTTTGATAATAAAGTGCCTTACATCTGTTTCTTAATAGGAATAAATGTCTTTTCTTTTTGGATTTTTAGAACTTATGCAGGAATTATTAGACATTCATCCTATACAGATGCCATAAAGCTATTGTTTTCTCAAATTTCAGTCCTGGTTTTTTTTGTGAGTTTAAATTTTGTATTTCAATTTTTCTACGGTTATAAAATTTATTTGAACACAGCACTTTTCATCAATATGGTGCTATCTTTTTGCGGCTTGTTTTTATATAGAGTAGTAGTAAAACAAGTTTTTGAGCACTTTTTTTCTGAAAGAAATGATGTGAAATTACCTAGAACCATAATTTATGGAACAGATGCCAATGCTCTTGCTGTTGCCAATGCTTTAAAACTGGAAGTACCCAGCCGTTTTAAGATTGTGGGTTTTGTTGATAAGAATAGTCAAAATTCATCCAAAAGAATGATGGATTTGCCTATATTAATTCAGAAGAAAAAATTACCTACATTGATGCGTTCCGTAGGTGCCGAAGGAGTCATTATAGCCGATAAAAGTTTGTCGAAAGAGGAACGATTGGTTATCGTGGAGCAATGTTTGGAGTTCAATTTCAAAGTTTATATCGTTCCCTTAATTACCGATTGGGAAAATCAAAAAGAGATTTCTCAAAAAGTAAAAAGTTTACAAATTGAAGATTTATTAGAGCGAAAACCGATTGTTTTAGATGGTAAAGCGATTTCTAAACAATTAAAGGATAAAACTATTCTAATAAGCGGTGCTGCGGGTTCCATAGGTAGCGAAATAGTGCGACAGGTAATGCTTTATAAGCCGGAAAATATCATAGCGGTGGATCAGGCCGAAACCCCTTTGCATAATTTGTCTATAGAATTGGCTAATCTTGGTTTTCAGGAAAAATTAGTAACCATAGTGGCAGATATTAGAAATAAAGATGCAATGAATGCTGTCTTTAAAAAACATCTGCCTGATGTGGTTTTTCATGCAGCAGCCTATAAGCATGTGCCTTTGATGGAAGAAAATCCATCGCAGGCCATTCTGACTAATGTGGAAGGAACTAAAATTATAGCCGATTTATCTTGTATACACAAGGTAAAGAATTTTGTAATGGTTTCTACCGACAAGGCCGTAAACCCAAGTAATGTAATGGGAGCCAGTAAACGTATTGCAGAGAAATACGTACAATCTTTACAGTTAAAATCGATTGCTGAGAAAAATTTTAAACACACTAAATTCATCACCACCCGTTTTGGGAATGTGTTAGGATCTAATGGTTCTGTGGTTCCTTTGTTTACCAAACAAATAGCTGCCGGAGGACCGATAACCATCACGCATCCGGATATTATCCGATACTTTATGACTATTCCTGAGGCTTGTCAGTTGGTTCTTGAAGCCGGGGCTATGGGTAAAGGAGGCGAAATCTATATCTTCGATATGGGAAAACCGGTCAAGATTATCGATTTAGCCCGAAAAATGATCAAACTAGCCGGTTTTGTACCTGATGAAGAAATCAAAATCAAGATTGTAGGTTTGCGTCCGGGAGAAAAATTATACGAAGAATTACTGAATGATACTTCAAAAACAATTCCTACCCACCATCATAAAATTATGATTGCTGAAGAAGTACAGGAAGAATTCGAAATCCTGCACGACGAAATTGAAGAATTGATAACGATTGCTAATTTTCATAAAAAAGAAGCTATTGTAAGCAAAATGAAAAAAATAGTTCCTGAGTTCAAGAGCATGAATTCGGCTTATGAGGTGTTGGATAAATGA
- the rfbA gene encoding glucose-1-phosphate thymidylyltransferase RfbA, which produces MKGIILAGGSGTRLHPLTLAMSKQMMPVYDKPMIYYPLSTLMTAGINEILIISTPHDLPNFKKLLGDGSAIGCQFSYAEQAVPNGLAQAFVIGEEFIGNDSVALVLGDNIFFGSNMDELLQSNCNPEGGVVFAYHVSDPERYGVVEFDKDLNAISIEEKPLEPKSNYAVPGLYFYDNSVVEIAKNIQPSARGEYEITDVNKAYLEKGALKVGILSRGTAWLDTGTFNSLMQAGQFVQVIEERQGLKVGCIEEIAWRQGFISEQQLRDLAEPLKKSGYGEYLLGLLKHKL; this is translated from the coding sequence ATGAAAGGAATAATACTTGCCGGAGGTTCCGGAACCCGTTTACATCCCTTAACATTGGCTATGAGTAAACAGATGATGCCGGTGTATGACAAACCGATGATTTATTATCCTTTGTCAACGTTGATGACAGCAGGGATTAATGAAATTTTAATAATTTCTACCCCGCATGATTTGCCTAATTTCAAAAAATTATTGGGCGACGGTTCGGCTATAGGTTGCCAATTTAGCTATGCCGAACAGGCTGTTCCTAACGGTTTGGCACAGGCTTTTGTTATTGGTGAAGAATTTATAGGCAATGATAGTGTAGCCTTAGTTCTGGGAGATAATATTTTCTTTGGTTCTAATATGGATGAGTTGTTACAGTCTAATTGCAATCCCGAAGGAGGAGTTGTATTTGCTTATCATGTTTCTGATCCGGAGCGTTATGGAGTGGTTGAATTTGATAAGGATTTGAACGCTATTTCAATTGAAGAAAAACCATTGGAACCCAAATCCAATTATGCAGTGCCGGGATTGTATTTTTATGATAATTCGGTGGTAGAAATCGCTAAGAATATTCAACCAAGTGCCAGAGGTGAATATGAAATTACCGATGTCAATAAAGCCTATTTAGAAAAAGGAGCCTTAAAAGTTGGTATATTGAGTAGAGGAACGGCCTGGTTAGATACAGGAACTTTTAACAGTTTGATGCAGGCGGGACAATTTGTTCAGGTTATTGAAGAGCGTCAGGGATTAAAAGTAGGCTGCATTGAAGAAATTGCCTGGCGACAGGGATTTATTTCAGAGCAACAACTAAGAGATTTAGCCGAACCTTTGAAAAAATCAGGTTATGGAGAATATCTTTTGGGTTTGTTAAAGCATAAATTATAA
- the rfbB gene encoding dTDP-glucose 4,6-dehydratase, with amino-acid sequence MKKILITGGAGFIGSHVVRRFVTRYPECQIFNLDALTYAGNLENIADIEKYPNYTFIKGDIVDAAFIDQLFAEHQFDGVLHLAAESHVDRSITDPMAFVKTNVIGTVNLLNAAKTIWKDNIEGKRFYHISTDEVYGSLGAEGLFTETTAYDPNSPYSASKASSDHFVRAYGETYGLPYVLTNCSNNYGPNHFPEKLIPLFINNIINNKPLPVYGDGKYTRDWLFVEDHAVAIDLVFHEGKNHDTYNIGGFNEWQNIDLVKLLCKIMDEKLGRAEGTSEKLITYVKDRPGHDLRYAIDATKINKELGWEPSVTFEQGLEKTVNWYMENQTWLDHVTSGAYASYYEKQYSN; translated from the coding sequence ATGAAAAAAATACTAATTACCGGTGGTGCCGGTTTTATCGGTTCTCATGTGGTGAGACGTTTTGTTACAAGATATCCGGAGTGTCAAATCTTTAATTTGGATGCTTTGACGTATGCCGGAAATCTGGAAAATATAGCTGATATTGAAAAGTATCCTAATTACACTTTTATAAAAGGGGATATTGTTGATGCTGCTTTTATAGATCAATTGTTTGCCGAACATCAATTTGACGGCGTATTGCATTTGGCGGCCGAATCGCATGTGGATCGTTCGATAACTGACCCGATGGCATTTGTAAAAACCAATGTTATTGGGACAGTTAATTTGTTAAATGCGGCTAAAACGATTTGGAAAGACAATATTGAAGGAAAACGTTTCTATCATATCAGTACCGATGAGGTGTATGGTAGCTTAGGAGCTGAAGGTTTGTTTACTGAGACTACGGCTTACGACCCTAATTCCCCTTATTCGGCTTCTAAGGCCAGTTCCGACCATTTTGTACGTGCTTATGGCGAAACTTATGGTTTACCTTATGTACTGACCAATTGTTCCAATAATTACGGGCCGAATCATTTTCCGGAGAAATTGATTCCGTTGTTTATCAATAATATTATCAATAATAAGCCTTTACCCGTTTATGGAGATGGGAAATACACCAGAGATTGGTTATTTGTTGAAGATCATGCCGTTGCAATTGATTTGGTTTTTCACGAAGGTAAAAATCACGATACTTACAATATTGGTGGTTTTAATGAATGGCAAAATATTGATTTGGTGAAGTTACTTTGCAAAATCATGGACGAAAAATTAGGCAGAGCCGAAGGAACATCTGAAAAGTTAATTACTTATGTAAAAGACCGTCCGGGACATGATTTGCGTTATGCTATTGATGCGACTAAAATAAACAAAGAGTTAGGCTGGGAACCATCGGTTACTTTCGAACAAGGTTTGGAAAAAACTGTCAATTGGTATATGGAAAATCAAACCTGGCTGGATCATGTGACTTCCGGGGCTTATGCTTCGTATTATGAGAAACAGTATTCGAATTAA
- the rfbD gene encoding dTDP-4-dehydrorhamnose reductase: protein MKKILVTGANGQLGSELRVLSYDTAFEWVFTDYQELDLCDLENLADTIAEINPQIIINCAAHTAVDKAESEYELSDVLNHQAVAVMAQWSSENNCKLIHVSTDYVFDGNSAVPLTEDALTAPINVYGVTKLAGEKACMQNNPNAIIIRTSWVYSSFGNNFVKTMSRLMQERDSLNVVNDQIGSPTYAADLAQAILTIINHSNWQAGIYNFSNEGEISWYQFALAIQEIGGFDCTVSGIPSSAYPTPAKRPAYSLLDKTKIKTTFGVAVPGYKESLRKCMELLKVRG from the coding sequence ATGAAAAAAATACTTGTAACTGGTGCCAATGGACAATTAGGTTCTGAATTGAGAGTGTTGTCTTATGACACAGCTTTCGAATGGGTTTTTACTGATTATCAGGAATTGGATTTGTGTGATTTGGAAAATTTAGCGGATACAATTGCTGAAATTAATCCGCAAATCATTATCAATTGTGCTGCTCATACTGCGGTGGATAAGGCGGAATCAGAATATGAATTATCGGATGTGTTGAATCATCAGGCTGTTGCTGTTATGGCTCAATGGAGTTCGGAAAACAATTGTAAATTGATTCACGTTTCGACTGATTATGTTTTTGATGGGAATTCGGCTGTGCCATTGACTGAAGATGCCCTAACTGCTCCAATAAATGTGTATGGAGTAACCAAGCTGGCAGGAGAAAAAGCCTGTATGCAGAATAATCCTAATGCGATTATTATTCGAACTTCCTGGGTGTATTCCAGTTTTGGAAATAATTTTGTGAAAACAATGTCGCGTTTAATGCAGGAACGCGATAGTCTGAATGTGGTAAACGACCAAATAGGAAGTCCGACTTATGCCGCCGATTTGGCTCAGGCTATTCTAACTATTATCAATCATTCAAATTGGCAAGCCGGAATTTATAATTTCTCCAATGAAGGTGAAATCAGTTGGTATCAATTTGCTTTAGCCATTCAGGAAATAGGAGGTTTTGATTGTACTGTTAGCGGAATTCCTTCTTCAGCATATCCAACACCGGCTAAACGCCCCGCTTATTCTTTATTGGATAAAACAAAAATCAAAACTACTTTTGGTGTTGCTGTTCCCGGATATAAAGAAAGTTTGAGAAAATGTATGGAGCTATTGAAAGTTAGAGGTTAG
- the rfbC gene encoding dTDP-4-dehydrorhamnose 3,5-epimerase: MTIEKTPIQDLVIINPSVFNDERGYFFEAYNQAKFNQNGISYNFIQDNQSFSKRGVIRGLHLQINPFAQAKLVRVLEGEILDVAVDIRKDSPTFGQHFSVVLSAENKKQLMIPHGFAHGFSVLSETASVLYKVDQVYDKESERGIRYDDPALNIDWQLDSAEVIVSEKDLVLPYFKDIDWEF; encoded by the coding sequence ATGACAATTGAAAAAACACCTATTCAGGATTTAGTAATCATTAATCCCTCTGTTTTTAATGATGAAAGAGGGTACTTTTTTGAAGCCTACAATCAAGCTAAGTTTAACCAAAACGGGATTAGCTATAATTTTATTCAGGACAATCAGTCTTTTTCTAAAAGAGGGGTTATCCGTGGTTTGCATTTGCAGATTAATCCTTTTGCTCAGGCTAAATTAGTTCGTGTGTTAGAAGGAGAAATTCTCGATGTAGCAGTCGATATCAGGAAAGATTCACCAACTTTTGGGCAGCATTTTTCGGTGGTTTTAAGTGCCGAAAACAAAAAACAGTTAATGATTCCACATGGTTTTGCTCATGGTTTTTCGGTATTGAGCGAAACGGCTTCAGTATTGTATAAAGTAGATCAGGTGTATGACAAGGAGAGTGAAAGAGGAATTCGCTATGATGATCCTGCTTTAAATATTGATTGGCAATTAGATTCAGCTGAGGTTATTGTCTCTGAAAAGGATTTGGTATTGCCGTACTTTAAGGATATTGATTGGGAGTTTTAA
- a CDS encoding GumC family protein, whose amino-acid sequence MENSNMQSEDFGQDFDLKAEINKYLVHWKWFVLSAFLVFSIAFIKLRYTKPVYGASTKILMKDTKKGGRLSEAAAFSDLGINSGTRNVDDEIEIMKSRTISEAVVEKLNFNISIIAKGKVLDVELFDKDSPVEIHFINQTADFYEKSMQFDFVENASGTFSLSSADHLIDAKQHFRYGQRIKTQYGDLIITKVNSGKQSTVGALSIIVSPLKAVASSYRGRLTIEPITKGSNVIVLNIADAVEKKAELFLDCLVKTYNEKAVSDKEFISKNTSVFVANRLKLISEELVDVEKNVEQFKVSNKLTNLESESELYVTGSTEFNRKAIDAQVQLNVLNSVVEYVKKSTNENLLPANLFSDVDGDASTLISSYNDLILERNRMLKSATASNPTVMKLDEQLASLKSTLLSSLDKSQSILKIQKRNIEQNENLFNSKIQKMPSQERQFRDIERQQKVKEELYLYLLQKREETALALSSTEPNAKVIDAALSTGAVSINPRVIYLGALLLGLLIPAGIIFLIDFLDTKIKSRMDLEGRTKIPFIGDVPNSEDASTIMQSESRSSSAEALRIIRTNLEFMVSRVPEGIAKTIFLTSTFPKEGKTFVSVNLAATFALSGKKVLLVGMDIRNPRLDDYLTLPDRGFTNYLSSKDLSLDDLIIKQKGYEDFHILPAGVIPPNPAELLMSKKVDSFFETIKQQYDYIIVDTAPVSLVTDTLLIAKHADTFIYVARANFLEKRMLDIPNGLYRDQKLPNMCMLLNDTDSTKGYGYGYGYGVKVEKKPWYKKIFNS is encoded by the coding sequence ATGGAGAATAGTAATATGCAGTCAGAGGATTTTGGTCAGGATTTTGATTTAAAAGCTGAGATTAATAAGTATTTAGTGCATTGGAAATGGTTTGTTCTTAGTGCATTTCTGGTATTTTCTATAGCATTTATAAAATTGAGATATACGAAGCCTGTTTACGGTGCTTCGACAAAAATCTTAATGAAAGATACTAAAAAAGGAGGGAGGCTTTCAGAAGCTGCAGCATTTTCGGATTTAGGAATCAATAGCGGGACAAGAAATGTTGATGATGAAATTGAAATAATGAAATCCCGAACAATATCAGAAGCAGTTGTTGAAAAATTGAATTTCAATATATCCATTATTGCTAAAGGTAAGGTTTTAGATGTTGAACTTTTTGATAAAGACTCACCTGTTGAAATTCATTTTATCAACCAAACAGCTGATTTTTATGAAAAATCCATGCAGTTTGATTTTGTTGAAAATGCTTCAGGCACCTTTAGTTTGTCAAGTGCTGATCACTTAATTGATGCAAAACAACATTTCAGATATGGACAACGCATTAAAACTCAATATGGAGACTTAATTATTACGAAGGTTAACAGCGGAAAACAGAGTACTGTAGGAGCTTTGTCTATTATAGTAAGTCCTTTGAAGGCTGTTGCCTCCAGTTACAGAGGACGTTTAACTATTGAACCCATAACAAAGGGAAGTAATGTTATAGTGTTGAATATTGCTGATGCTGTAGAAAAAAAAGCAGAACTGTTTTTAGATTGTTTAGTGAAGACTTACAATGAAAAAGCAGTAAGTGATAAGGAGTTTATTTCAAAGAATACTTCTGTTTTTGTCGCCAATAGATTGAAATTGATAAGCGAAGAATTAGTTGATGTTGAAAAGAATGTAGAGCAATTTAAGGTTAGTAATAAACTAACAAATTTAGAATCCGAATCCGAACTTTATGTAACAGGTTCTACTGAGTTTAACAGAAAAGCTATTGATGCTCAGGTTCAGCTAAATGTGTTGAATTCAGTTGTTGAATATGTCAAGAAAAGTACTAATGAGAACTTATTACCAGCTAATCTTTTTTCGGATGTCGATGGGGACGCTTCTACACTGATAAGTTCATATAACGATCTGATTTTGGAAAGAAACAGAATGTTGAAATCGGCTACGGCTTCAAATCCAACAGTTATGAAGTTAGATGAACAGTTGGCTAGTTTGAAATCGACATTGTTGTCCAGTTTAGATAAAAGTCAATCTATTCTAAAAATACAAAAAAGGAATATTGAACAAAATGAAAACCTATTTAACAGTAAAATACAAAAAATGCCTTCTCAGGAACGTCAATTTAGAGATATTGAGCGCCAACAGAAAGTAAAGGAAGAATTGTATTTGTATTTGTTACAAAAAAGGGAAGAAACGGCTTTAGCCTTATCCTCAACTGAACCTAATGCGAAAGTGATTGATGCTGCCCTATCTACCGGAGCAGTTTCTATAAATCCCAGAGTAATCTACTTGGGAGCATTATTGTTAGGTTTGTTAATTCCTGCGGGTATTATCTTTCTGATTGATTTCTTAGATACTAAAATCAAAAGCCGTATGGACTTGGAAGGACGAACAAAAATTCCTTTCATAGGTGATGTACCTAATTCTGAGGATGCTTCGACGATTATGCAATCGGAAAGCAGATCCAGCTCTGCCGAAGCTCTGCGTATTATTAGAACCAATCTGGAATTTATGGTCAGTAGAGTTCCTGAGGGAATAGCCAAAACTATATTCCTTACCTCTACCTTCCCTAAAGAAGGAAAGACTTTTGTATCGGTGAATCTGGCAGCTACTTTTGCGCTTTCCGGTAAAAAAGTCCTGTTAGTGGGTATGGATATCAGAAATCCAAGATTAGATGATTACTTAACATTGCCGGACAGAGGTTTTACCAATTATTTGTCATCCAAAGATTTAAGTTTAGATGATTTAATAATAAAACAAAAAGGTTACGAAGACTTTCATATTCTTCCGGCAGGTGTCATTCCTCCTAATCCGGCTGAATTGTTGATGAGTAAAAAAGTTGATTCCTTTTTTGAAACGATAAAGCAACAATACGATTATATTATTGTAGATACGGCTCCGGTTAGTTTGGTTACAGACACATTATTAATAGCCAAGCATGCTGATACTTTTATATATGTAGCCCGAGCTAATTTCTTAGAAAAACGTATGCTTGATATTCCTAACGGTTTGTATCGAGATCAAAAACTACCTAATATGTGTATGTTGCTAAATGATACTGATTCTACTAAAGGTTACGGCTATGGTTATGGATACGGTGTAAAAGTAGAAAAGAAACCATGGTACAAGAAAATATTTAATTCATAA
- a CDS encoding polysaccharide biosynthesis/export family protein has translation MKYFCLSKSTIFLFLMFLFFSCTPKKNILYYQNIDEMASAKLNSYEIRIQPDDLLQINISAEDPKITAPFNLNPVNVIGEGGQVTSKSAVNDYLVDAYGYIDFPELGKLKLSGMTRSEVLALFKKKISAYIKNPIITVRLQNFKVAVQGEVGGPGVFTVASDRITLIEALTMAGDLKTTANRKNILVIREIDGVKSYFRVDVTKADFINSPYYYLAQNDVIYVEPKNRTLSPDVTLVTTISSLLVTFVSFILVITK, from the coding sequence ATGAAATATTTCTGTTTGTCAAAAAGTACTATTTTTCTCTTTTTGATGTTCTTGTTTTTTTCCTGTACTCCTAAAAAAAACATACTTTATTATCAAAATATTGATGAAATGGCTTCGGCAAAATTAAATTCTTATGAAATAAGAATCCAACCTGATGATTTGTTGCAGATTAATATATCAGCCGAAGACCCTAAAATTACAGCTCCTTTTAATTTGAATCCCGTTAATGTTATTGGCGAAGGAGGTCAAGTGACAAGTAAGTCGGCGGTGAATGATTATTTAGTAGATGCTTACGGTTACATCGATTTTCCGGAACTGGGAAAATTGAAATTAAGCGGAATGACGCGTTCAGAGGTGTTGGCACTTTTCAAAAAGAAAATTTCGGCTTATATTAAAAATCCAATTATTACAGTTAGACTTCAAAATTTTAAAGTAGCCGTTCAGGGTGAGGTAGGCGGACCGGGAGTTTTTACTGTTGCTTCCGATAGAATTACTTTGATTGAAGCCTTGACGATGGCAGGCGACTTAAAAACAACAGCTAATAGAAAGAATATTTTAGTGATAAGAGAAATAGATGGGGTGAAATCTTATTTTAGAGTGGATGTAACCAAAGCTGATTTTATTAACTCTCCTTATTATTATTTGGCACAAAATGACGTGATATATGTAGAACCCAAAAACAGAACACTTAGTCCTGATGTCACTTTAGTGACAACAATCAGTTCTTTATTGGTGACTTTTGTTTCATTTATTTTAGTAATTACAAAATAG